A window of the Sporosarcina sp. FSL K6-2383 genome harbors these coding sequences:
- a CDS encoding helix-turn-helix transcriptional regulator produces MPLLRNRVKELRARFNLTQGDLADKVGVTRQTIVSLEKGSYTPSLLLAMNIAEVFDMPIEKIFSKEGKI; encoded by the coding sequence ATCCCATTGCTTAGAAATCGGGTGAAAGAATTGAGAGCACGTTTTAATTTGACGCAGGGTGATTTGGCGGACAAGGTTGGGGTGACGAGGCAGACGATTGTGTCGCTTGAAAAGGGTAGTTACACCCCTTCTCTGCTGCTCGCAATGAATATTGCGGAAGTTTTTGACATGCCGATTGAAAAGATTTTTTCGAAGGAGGGGAAAATATGA
- a CDS encoding rhodanese-related sulfurtransferase — protein MEKSTYRVLLYYKYVPVEDPETFAVEHLKACKEIGLKGRILVGAEGINGTCSGTIEQTDAYMNLLKQDERFADMVIKIDEADGHAFKKMHVRVREEIVNLSLAEDINPNELTGKRLSPEDWFKKMQEEDTIIIDARNDYEFDLGHFRGAVRPDIENFRDLPEWIRDNKEQFEGKKILTYCTGGIRCEKFSGWLVREGFEDVSQLHGGIATYGKDPVAQGQLWDGQMYVFDERIAVPINQVEQVIVGRDHFDGTPCERYVNCANPECNAKIITSEENEHLYMRSCSDECRTHPRNRYFVEHNMTVEEYDERLEAIEKRKNASILN, from the coding sequence TTGGAAAAAAGTACTTATCGGGTTCTTCTGTATTATAAATATGTCCCTGTCGAAGACCCAGAAACATTTGCTGTTGAACATTTGAAAGCTTGTAAAGAAATTGGCTTAAAAGGCCGAATTTTAGTCGGTGCTGAGGGGATCAATGGTACATGCTCAGGAACGATTGAACAGACGGATGCCTACATGAACCTATTGAAACAGGATGAGCGTTTCGCGGATATGGTTATCAAAATCGACGAAGCTGATGGGCATGCTTTCAAGAAAATGCATGTACGTGTGCGTGAGGAAATCGTTAACTTGAGCCTTGCGGAAGATATCAATCCAAATGAGTTAACAGGTAAACGCTTGAGCCCAGAAGACTGGTTCAAAAAAATGCAAGAGGAAGATACGATCATCATTGATGCACGCAATGATTATGAGTTTGATTTAGGTCATTTCCGTGGTGCAGTACGTCCGGATATTGAAAACTTCCGTGATTTACCGGAGTGGATTCGTGACAACAAAGAGCAGTTTGAAGGGAAGAAAATCCTGACATATTGCACAGGTGGTATTCGTTGTGAGAAATTCTCTGGATGGCTTGTACGAGAAGGTTTTGAGGATGTATCCCAATTACACGGTGGAATTGCGACATATGGCAAAGACCCTGTGGCACAAGGGCAGCTATGGGATGGACAAATGTACGTCTTTGATGAGCGTATTGCTGTGCCCATCAATCAAGTCGAGCAAGTTATCGTTGGACGTGATCATTTTGACGGGACACCATGCGAACGCTATGTGAACTGTGCGAACCCGGAATGTAATGCGAAAATTATTACATCTGAAGAAAATGAGCATCTATACATGCGCAGTTGTTCAGATGAATGCCGTACACATCCTCGCAATCGTTATTTCGTAGAGCATAATATGACGGTTGAAGAGTATGATGAACGACTTGAAGCCATTGAAAAGCGTAAAAACGCAAGTATCTTAAATTAA
- a CDS encoding DUF368 domain-containing protein, which produces MQWRNLYRGFFMGISDLIPGVSGGTIAFILGIYDELLASISGFFSRDWKKYIGFLLPLGIGIGVTLLLFSRVIEFLLKNYNEPTQFFFMGLILGVLPFITKQAGVKKNFKWTHFLLILLLGVALASTAFIKPLDTTPITTLTATNTIGLFLAGWAGSMAMLLPGISGSFILLLLGVYSTAIGALSNFNLPIIAVIGAGVIVGFIVSSRVISYLLANFTYITFAAIIGLIIGSVFVVYPGIPESGTPFVMSVIAFITGLIVANMFSSPNKTSIMHH; this is translated from the coding sequence ATGCAGTGGAGAAACTTATATCGAGGATTCTTTATGGGAATCAGCGATCTGATTCCTGGAGTGAGTGGGGGAACCATCGCGTTCATTCTTGGGATATATGATGAATTATTAGCATCAATTAGCGGATTTTTCAGCCGTGACTGGAAAAAGTATATCGGTTTCCTGTTGCCGCTTGGTATTGGAATTGGGGTTACCCTTTTACTATTCAGTAGAGTGATTGAATTTTTATTGAAAAACTATAATGAGCCTACACAATTTTTCTTTATGGGGCTTATTCTCGGCGTGCTGCCTTTCATTACGAAACAAGCAGGAGTCAAAAAGAACTTTAAATGGACGCACTTCCTACTTATTCTCCTTCTAGGAGTAGCACTTGCTTCAACTGCCTTTATTAAACCGTTGGATACAACGCCGATTACAACATTGACAGCCACCAACACAATTGGCTTGTTCCTTGCCGGCTGGGCAGGTAGCATGGCGATGCTTCTTCCCGGTATTAGCGGCTCATTCATCTTGTTGCTGCTAGGTGTCTATTCGACGGCAATTGGCGCATTGTCCAATTTCAATTTACCAATCATTGCAGTCATTGGTGCTGGTGTCATAGTCGGTTTTATCGTCAGCAGTAGAGTCATTAGCTATTTACTAGCTAATTTCACGTACATTACCTTTGCGGCCATTATTGGTCTGATTATCGGTTCAGTGTTCGTTGTCTATCCGGGTATTCCGGAAAGCGGGACGCCATTTGTGATGAGTGTCATAGCCTTCATTACAGGTCTGATTGTTGCGAATATGTTTAGCTCACCAAATAAGACTTCTATTATGCACCACTAA
- a CDS encoding acyl-CoA dehydrogenase family protein: protein MARYKFETEEHIMFRDSLRKFLQKEAVPHYDTWEQQRIIPIAFWKNLGEMGFLCPQVEDEYGGLGLDFSFGVIISEELERVGTSLVGVGLHNDIVVPYIESYGSAEQKKRWLPGCVSADIITGIAMTEPGTGSDLANVQTTAIRDGDYYVVNGQKTFITNGINGNLFVVVVKTDAHAEPKHRGISLLAVEEGTTGFTKGRKLDKVGLHAQDTAELYFEDCRVPVSNLLGEEGKGFGYLMSKLQQERLVVAIAAQIASEDMLETTIRYVKSREAFGKSVSSFQNTQFKIAEMATKVELGKAFLESLIEDHIAGKDVVTKVSMAKYWLTETAQEISTECMRLHGGYGYMEEYTIARRYRDIPVASIYAGTNEIMKVIIAKNMGL, encoded by the coding sequence ATGGCGAGATACAAATTTGAAACAGAAGAGCATATCATGTTCAGAGATTCACTAAGGAAGTTTCTTCAAAAAGAAGCAGTCCCGCATTATGATACATGGGAACAACAACGTATCATTCCGATTGCATTTTGGAAAAATCTTGGGGAAATGGGCTTCCTGTGCCCACAAGTAGAAGATGAATATGGTGGACTAGGACTTGACTTTAGCTTTGGTGTCATCATATCCGAAGAATTAGAAAGAGTAGGTACAAGTTTAGTTGGTGTCGGCTTGCATAATGATATAGTTGTACCTTATATCGAATCATACGGTTCTGCTGAACAAAAGAAACGTTGGCTACCAGGATGTGTGTCAGCCGATATCATTACGGGAATTGCCATGACGGAACCGGGTACAGGATCTGATTTGGCGAATGTGCAGACGACCGCTATTCGTGATGGGGATTATTATGTCGTCAATGGACAAAAGACATTCATTACAAATGGTATTAATGGCAATCTTTTTGTCGTTGTGGTGAAAACAGATGCACATGCCGAACCGAAGCACCGAGGGATTAGCCTACTTGCCGTAGAAGAGGGAACAACGGGGTTTACGAAGGGGCGCAAACTCGATAAGGTGGGTCTCCATGCGCAGGATACGGCTGAATTATACTTTGAGGATTGTAGAGTTCCCGTTAGCAATCTACTTGGCGAAGAAGGAAAAGGCTTTGGTTATCTTATGTCGAAACTACAACAAGAGCGGTTGGTTGTTGCGATTGCTGCACAAATTGCGTCGGAGGATATGCTAGAGACGACCATCCGTTATGTGAAGTCCCGAGAGGCGTTTGGAAAATCGGTCTCTTCATTCCAAAATACACAGTTTAAAATTGCAGAGATGGCAACGAAAGTTGAGCTTGGCAAAGCATTTTTGGAATCATTGATCGAGGATCATATTGCCGGTAAAGACGTCGTGACGAAAGTGTCGATGGCAAAATATTGGCTGACTGAAACGGCACAGGAAATTTCAACGGAATGCATGCGACTGCATGGCGGTTATGGCTATATGGAGGAGTATACGATTGCTAGGCGTTACAGGGATATCCCAGTAGCCTCTATATACGCCGGTACGAATGAAATTATGAAAGTGATTATTGCGAAGAATATGGGGTTGTAG
- a CDS encoding PrkA family serine protein kinase has protein sequence MDILNQVKSFREEENKLKWQGTFAEYLGIVKERKEVAQTAHSRVYHMIKSSGLAEKDGQKLYDFFGAEIFGLEEAIERLVEEYFHPAAKRLDVRKRILLLMGPVSGGKSTIVTLLKRGLESYSKTEEGAVYAIKGCPMHEDPLHLIPQHLRKDFLEQYGVRIEGSLSPLNTMRLEQEYDGQIENVLVERIFFSEDKRVGIGTFTPSDPKSQDIADLTGSIDFSTIAEFGSESDPRAYRFDGELNKANRGMMEFQEMLKLDEKFLWHLLSLTQEGNFKAGRFALISADELIVAHTNETEYRSFIANKKNEALHSRIIVMPIPYNLKVSEEERIYEKMINESDIADVHIAPHALRVAAIFSILTRLEISKKQGIDVVKKMYLYDGQSVEGFNPMDVDGLKKEFPNEGMNGIDPRYVINRISSAIIRKEIPAINALDVLRALKDGLDQHASISQEDREKYMNYIAAARKEYDEIAKQEVQKAFVYSYEESAVNLMDNYLDNVEAFCNKNKLRDPLTDEEMNPDEKLMRSIEEQIGISENAKRAFREEILIRISAYARKGKRFEYKSHDRLREAIQKKLFADLKDVVKITTSSKTPDESHLKKINEVVARLIDEHGYNSISANELLRYVGSLLNR, from the coding sequence ATGGATATATTAAACCAAGTAAAAAGTTTTCGAGAAGAAGAAAACAAGCTGAAATGGCAAGGCACGTTTGCGGAATACTTGGGTATTGTGAAGGAACGAAAAGAAGTTGCTCAAACGGCACATTCACGCGTATACCATATGATTAAAAGTTCAGGTTTGGCGGAAAAAGATGGGCAGAAGCTATATGACTTTTTTGGAGCAGAAATTTTTGGTCTTGAAGAGGCAATTGAAAGGCTCGTCGAGGAATATTTTCATCCTGCCGCTAAAAGACTAGATGTTCGAAAGCGAATCTTATTGTTGATGGGGCCTGTTAGTGGAGGGAAGTCGACCATTGTTACCTTGTTAAAAAGAGGGCTTGAAAGCTATTCCAAAACAGAGGAAGGCGCGGTTTACGCCATCAAAGGCTGTCCAATGCACGAGGATCCGTTGCATTTAATCCCACAGCATTTACGCAAGGATTTTTTAGAACAATATGGTGTTCGCATTGAAGGCAGCTTGTCTCCGCTTAATACAATGCGCTTGGAACAAGAATATGACGGACAAATTGAAAATGTGTTGGTTGAACGTATTTTCTTCTCAGAGGACAAACGAGTCGGTATTGGTACATTTACACCTTCTGATCCGAAATCACAGGATATTGCTGACTTAACGGGCAGTATAGACTTTTCAACAATTGCTGAATTTGGGTCTGAGTCTGATCCACGTGCCTATCGCTTTGATGGCGAATTAAACAAAGCGAACCGAGGCATGATGGAGTTCCAAGAAATGTTGAAGCTAGACGAGAAATTCCTATGGCATTTATTGTCCTTGACGCAGGAGGGGAATTTTAAGGCGGGCAGATTTGCGCTCATCAGTGCTGATGAACTCATCGTTGCCCATACAAATGAAACAGAGTATCGTTCCTTCATTGCCAATAAGAAGAATGAGGCATTGCATTCTAGAATTATTGTCATGCCGATTCCATACAATTTAAAGGTCAGCGAGGAAGAACGAATTTATGAAAAAATGATTAATGAAAGTGATATTGCTGACGTTCATATTGCGCCTCATGCTTTACGAGTGGCAGCGATTTTTTCTATTTTGACGAGGCTAGAAATCTCCAAAAAACAAGGCATTGATGTTGTGAAAAAAATGTATTTGTATGATGGGCAAAGCGTGGAAGGCTTTAATCCGATGGATGTTGATGGGTTGAAGAAAGAGTTCCCGAATGAGGGGATGAATGGCATTGATCCGCGCTATGTCATTAACCGTATTTCTTCCGCCATTATCCGCAAGGAAATCCCGGCGATCAATGCACTTGACGTGTTGCGAGCCTTGAAGGATGGGCTTGACCAACATGCTTCCATTTCACAGGAAGACCGTGAAAAATATATGAATTATATTGCGGCTGCCAGAAAAGAATATGATGAAATTGCCAAACAAGAAGTGCAAAAAGCATTTGTCTATTCATATGAAGAGTCGGCAGTCAATTTGATGGATAATTATTTAGATAATGTGGAAGCATTTTGTAATAAAAATAAATTAAGAGACCCTTTAACAGATGAAGAGATGAATCCTGACGAGAAACTGATGCGTTCTATCGAAGAACAAATTGGCATATCAGAAAATGCTAAACGAGCATTTCGCGAGGAAATTCTCATTCGGATTTCTGCTTATGCACGAAAAGGGAAACGTTTTGAATATAAATCACATGATCGTTTACGTGAAGCGATTCAAAAGAAGTTATTTGCTGATTTAAAGGATGTCGTGAAGATTACAACTTCCTCGAAAACACCTGATGAATCCCATTTGAAAAAAATCAATGAAGTCGTCGCGAGACTTATTGATGAACATGGTTATAATTCAATCTCGGCTAATGAATTGCTGCGCTATGTAGGGAGTTTACTGAATCGCTGA
- a CDS encoding SpoVR family protein, with amino-acid sequence MTNRHTLEYAIDEITEIATGFGLDFYPMRYEICPADILYTFGAYGMPTRFTHWSFGKQFHKMKLQYDLGLSQIYELVINSNPCYAFLLDTNSLIQNKLIIAHVLAHCDFFKNNVRFSNTRRDMVESMAATAERIANYEMLYGKGNVESFLDAVLGIQEHIDPSIRRHHLPEDIVEEEEVARKTDYDDLWNLDQQQKDKKKTTHMTYKIPPKPEKDLLLFILQYSRELEEWQRDILTMMREEMLYFWPQLETKIMNEGWASYWHQRIIREMDLTTDETIEFATLNANVVQPSKTSINPYYLGVKIFEDIEQRYNHPTEDMKKFGAKPNSGREKMFEVREIESDISFIRNYLTKDLVQRADLYLFEKKREDYRITTKDHEAIRDQLIAMRVNGGFPYIVVENGDYLRNGELYLVHQFDEKELDVRYLEHVLPYIHRLWGRIVHLETYVENKQIVFSYDGKKVYRRFV; translated from the coding sequence TTGACGAATCGACATACACTTGAATATGCCATCGACGAAATTACAGAAATCGCCACTGGATTCGGGCTAGATTTTTATCCGATGCGCTATGAAATATGTCCTGCGGATATTCTTTATACATTCGGTGCATACGGCATGCCAACACGTTTTACACATTGGAGTTTTGGTAAGCAGTTTCACAAAATGAAGCTACAATATGATCTTGGGTTAAGTCAAATCTATGAATTGGTCATTAACTCCAATCCGTGCTATGCATTTTTGTTGGATACGAATAGCCTGATTCAAAACAAGCTCATTATTGCTCATGTCCTTGCCCACTGTGACTTTTTCAAAAATAATGTTCGGTTTTCTAATACGAGGCGGGACATGGTGGAAAGCATGGCGGCTACGGCAGAGCGGATTGCGAATTATGAAATGCTTTACGGGAAAGGGAATGTTGAAAGTTTTTTAGATGCAGTTTTAGGCATTCAGGAACATATCGACCCTTCTATCCGAAGACATCATCTACCAGAGGATATTGTAGAAGAGGAAGAGGTTGCAAGAAAAACAGATTATGATGATTTATGGAATTTGGATCAACAGCAAAAGGATAAGAAAAAAACGACTCACATGACTTATAAAATACCCCCAAAGCCTGAAAAGGATCTTCTGTTATTTATTTTACAATACAGCCGTGAATTAGAAGAATGGCAGCGTGATATTTTAACGATGATGCGAGAGGAAATGCTCTATTTTTGGCCCCAGCTGGAGACCAAAATTATGAATGAGGGCTGGGCATCCTATTGGCATCAGCGAATTATACGTGAGATGGATTTGACGACAGATGAGACCATTGAATTTGCGACATTAAATGCGAACGTTGTACAGCCTTCCAAAACAAGCATTAATCCGTACTATCTGGGTGTGAAAATCTTTGAAGATATTGAACAGCGCTACAATCATCCAACGGAAGATATGAAAAAGTTTGGTGCCAAACCAAACAGTGGAAGAGAAAAAATGTTTGAAGTGAGAGAAATTGAATCGGATATTTCCTTCATTCGCAACTATTTAACGAAGGATTTGGTTCAACGAGCTGATCTGTATTTATTTGAAAAGAAGAGGGAAGATTACCGGATTACTACGAAAGATCATGAAGCGATTAGGGATCAGCTAATTGCAATGCGAGTGAATGGTGGATTTCCTTATATTGTCGTTGAAAATGGCGATTATTTACGAAATGGTGAATTGTATTTGGTGCATCAATTTGATGAAAAGGAATTAGATGTTCGTTATTTGGAGCATGTCCTTCCCTATATTCATCGATTATGGGGGCGAATTGTCCATTTAGAAACGTATGTGGAGAATAAGCAAATTGTTTTTTCATATGACGGAAAAAAGGTTTATCGCCGTTTTGTATAA
- the yhbH gene encoding sporulation protein YhbH — MSERQNQFIVSQENWSLHRKGHRDQERHMDKVKEAIRNNLPDLISEESIVMSNGRDVIKIPIRSLDEYKIRYNHDKSKHVGQGDGSSQVDDVVASDGKQGQSGQGQGKQAGDQPGQDYYEAEVSMAEIEEILFDELELPNLQRKEQAEITDEKIEFNDIRKKGLIGNIDKKRTILTAIKRNAMKGKAEIAPIHNDDLRFKTWNDIQKPESRAVVLMMMDTSASMGNFEKYMARSFFFWMLKFLQTKYETVDIEFIAHHTEAKVVTQEDFFSKGESGGTICSSAYEKALELIKQQYNPSRYNIYPFHFSDGENMSSDNEKCMRLVNELMEVSSLFGYGEVNAHSRFSTLMATYKKIEHPKFRHYILKENQDVYHALKRFFNNGDSEGSD; from the coding sequence ATGAGCGAACGACAAAATCAGTTTATCGTTTCACAGGAAAATTGGTCTCTTCATCGGAAAGGTCATCGTGATCAAGAGCGTCATATGGATAAAGTGAAGGAAGCTATTCGCAACAACTTGCCGGATTTAATCAGTGAAGAGAGCATTGTGATGTCCAACGGGCGAGATGTTATTAAAATTCCCATTCGATCGTTAGATGAATATAAAATCCGCTATAATCATGACAAGTCGAAACATGTTGGGCAAGGTGATGGCAGTAGTCAAGTTGACGATGTTGTCGCAAGTGACGGCAAGCAAGGTCAAAGTGGTCAAGGGCAAGGAAAGCAGGCAGGTGATCAGCCTGGGCAGGATTACTATGAAGCAGAGGTATCGATGGCCGAAATCGAAGAAATTCTTTTCGATGAACTCGAATTACCTAATTTACAGCGAAAAGAACAGGCTGAAATAACAGATGAAAAAATTGAGTTCAATGATATTCGAAAAAAAGGCCTGATTGGTAATATCGATAAAAAACGAACGATATTAACGGCTATTAAAAGAAATGCGATGAAAGGAAAAGCTGAAATCGCACCGATTCATAATGATGATTTACGCTTCAAAACGTGGAATGATATTCAAAAACCTGAGTCCCGAGCAGTTGTACTCATGATGATGGATACGAGCGCCTCTATGGGGAATTTTGAAAAGTATATGGCGAGAAGTTTCTTTTTTTGGATGCTGAAGTTTTTGCAGACGAAATATGAAACAGTTGACATTGAATTCATTGCTCATCATACAGAAGCAAAAGTGGTCACACAGGAAGACTTTTTTTCAAAAGGGGAAAGTGGGGGAACGATTTGCTCATCGGCTTATGAGAAGGCGCTAGAGCTTATTAAACAACAATACAACCCTTCGCGCTATAATATTTACCCTTTCCATTTTTCTGATGGTGAAAATATGTCATCGGATAATGAGAAATGTATGAGATTGGTCAATGAGCTGATGGAAGTTTCAAGCCTATTTGGTTACGGTGAAGTCAATGCGCATAGTCGGTTTTCGACATTGATGGCTACTTATAAAAAAATCGAACATCCAAAATTTCGGCATTATATTTTAAAAGAAAATCAAGATGTATACCATGCGTTAAAACGTTTTTTTAATAATGGTGATTCGGAGGGGAGCGATTGA
- a CDS encoding SDR family NAD(P)-dependent oxidoreductase: MDIKDKVAIVTGGASGLGLGAVRNLVNKGAKVVIFDLDEDAAEEICRELGGNVDFFYADVTSEESVEAGIQKVIAKFGAIHICVNCAGIAPPQKVVGRTGAMPLANFKKVLDINLTGTFNVLRLAAVEMAKNEPLTEDGERGIIINTASVAAFDGQMGQAAYTASKAGVAGMTLPIARDLSSYGIRINTIAPGLFHTPMAAGLPEPVIKRLESMVEFPKRLGDPNEYASLAIFMMENGYLNGEVIRLDGGIRMSPR; the protein is encoded by the coding sequence TTGGATATCAAAGATAAGGTTGCAATTGTGACAGGGGGAGCTTCCGGGTTAGGGCTAGGAGCAGTAAGAAATCTAGTAAATAAGGGCGCAAAGGTCGTCATTTTCGATTTGGATGAGGATGCTGCCGAAGAAATCTGTCGGGAACTAGGGGGAAATGTTGATTTTTTCTATGCCGATGTAACAAGTGAAGAATCCGTTGAGGCGGGTATCCAAAAAGTAATAGCGAAATTCGGTGCGATTCATATATGTGTGAACTGTGCGGGTATTGCTCCACCGCAAAAAGTTGTTGGTCGAACGGGTGCAATGCCGTTAGCGAATTTTAAAAAGGTATTGGATATTAATTTAACTGGTACGTTTAATGTATTGAGACTTGCAGCAGTGGAAATGGCAAAAAATGAGCCTTTAACAGAGGATGGAGAACGTGGAATCATCATTAACACAGCATCGGTTGCCGCTTTTGATGGACAGATGGGACAGGCTGCTTATACCGCTAGTAAAGCTGGAGTGGCAGGAATGACGTTACCAATCGCACGTGATCTATCATCTTATGGAATTCGTATCAATACCATCGCACCGGGATTATTCCATACACCAATGGCTGCGGGACTTCCTGAACCTGTTATAAAAAGATTAGAGAGTATGGTTGAGTTTCCAAAACGCTTAGGCGATCCGAATGAGTATGCTTCCTTAGCGATATTCATGATGGAAAATGGCTATCTCAATGGGGAAGTGATTCGTCTGGATGGCGGTATTCGTATGTCACCTCGTTAA
- a CDS encoding thiolase family protein: MTEVVIVEGVRTAVGRRKGAFAGYRPDELAAVVLDALVLRAGVAKEDVEDVILGCVTQTGEQASNVARTALLIADFPIEVPGVTIDRQCGSSQQAVHFASQAIASGDMDIVIAGGVENMTRVPMMSNVGDVKPSTKLTDKYEIINQGLSSERMVKKWGLTREALDRYSVDSHLKAIAAIEKGYFEAEIVPVDVELEDGTITRFAVDEGPRPGTTMEVLGDLKTVFDEHGVITAGNASQISDGASAVLLMSRDKADELGLKPKARIVARSVTGSDPTLMLTGPIEATRKVLQKAGLTIEEIDTYEVNEAFAQVPLAWLQDIGADPEKLNPDGGAIALGHPLGATGTKLLVTLMNRLERTGGRYGLLAICEGMGMANATIIERL; the protein is encoded by the coding sequence ATGACAGAAGTGGTAATTGTAGAAGGAGTTCGCACAGCAGTAGGACGTAGAAAAGGAGCGTTTGCAGGTTATCGACCGGATGAACTAGCTGCTGTTGTACTCGATGCGCTCGTACTCCGTGCTGGGGTTGCGAAGGAAGATGTGGAGGATGTCATTTTAGGTTGTGTCACACAAACAGGAGAACAGGCGAGTAATGTTGCTAGAACAGCGCTACTCATTGCGGATTTTCCGATTGAGGTGCCAGGTGTCACGATTGATCGACAATGCGGCTCCAGTCAACAAGCGGTCCATTTCGCATCACAGGCAATTGCTTCTGGCGATATGGACATCGTCATTGCAGGCGGTGTTGAAAATATGACACGAGTACCGATGATGTCTAATGTTGGCGACGTCAAGCCAAGCACTAAGTTAACGGACAAATACGAAATTATTAACCAAGGTTTATCGTCAGAACGTATGGTCAAAAAATGGGGGTTGACGCGTGAAGCATTGGATCGTTATTCAGTCGACAGCCATCTCAAGGCAATAGCAGCGATTGAAAAAGGCTATTTCGAGGCGGAAATTGTCCCAGTTGATGTCGAGCTGGAAGATGGCACAATCACCCGTTTTGCTGTCGATGAAGGACCGCGACCTGGCACAACAATGGAAGTGCTTGGTGACTTAAAAACAGTTTTTGATGAACATGGTGTCATTACAGCAGGCAATGCAAGTCAAATCAGTGATGGAGCGTCAGCGGTGTTGCTCATGTCACGTGACAAGGCAGATGAACTTGGCTTAAAACCGAAAGCACGTATCGTTGCTCGCAGTGTGACAGGATCAGATCCAACACTTATGCTGACAGGCCCGATTGAAGCGACGAGGAAAGTATTACAAAAAGCAGGGCTGACGATTGAAGAAATTGATACGTATGAAGTGAATGAAGCCTTTGCACAAGTACCGCTTGCTTGGTTACAGGACATTGGAGCAGACCCTGAAAAACTAAATCCTGACGGTGGCGCCATTGCACTTGGGCACCCTTTAGGGGCTACGGGAACAAAATTATTAGTGACGTTGATGAATAGATTGGAACGAACAGGCGGGCGCTATGGTTTGCTAGCAATTTGTGAAGGTATGGGGATGGCTAACGCGACGATCATTGAACGACTGTGA